The Lonchura striata isolate bLonStr1 chromosome Z, bLonStr1.mat, whole genome shotgun sequence genome window below encodes:
- the DHX29 gene encoding ATP-dependent RNA helicase DHX29, which translates to MGGRNKKQRAGSAAHAAAAAAARARAAQAGAAAEPGSRAAPPRPAPASKEPRPRQGPKTYSFGSTTDSNAAANLDKSVLKVTINGNLEKRIIDVINNHKNQNEDKGMISKRLTAKKLQDVYMALQKFSFKTEHIEEAMKNTLLHGGDLHSALDWLCLNLPNDALPEGFSQQFEEQQQKPRAKFCSAVSQSGMPSHLEDNKKKENGPRTKETNVRKEKELTMKEWILQYAEQQSDEEKDESVRETEEEKFDPNERYIHLSAKLPEEKEQASISKQDKDKQSQKAAQEKIRRIQQEMAALEEHPLFNPAIKISNQQQNEKKKTSSPKPQETTLNLSLLEKPDGAAKEDKVKKREPLDVRNFDYSARSWTGKSPKQFLIDWCRKNFPKSPNPTFEKIPVGKYWKCRVRIIKSSDDIMTMCPTIVTEDSMQAQHLAATLALYHLTKGQSVHQLLPPTYRDVWLEWRDIEKKKEEESKIETNKPRDTFIAKLLNKLKQQQQLQSENQPRLSEGPEDSWENLVSDEDFSSLSLETSDTDNLEPSRILFKKLQSSSRYQRLLRERQELPVFKHRYSIVETLKKHRVVVVAGETGSGKSTQVPHFLLEDLLLDEGSKKCNIVCTQPRRISAVSLATRVCEELGCESGPGGKNSLCGYQIRMESRTGEATRLLYCTTGVLLRKLQEDGLLSSISHVIVDEVHERSVQSDFLLVILREILHKRSDLHLILMSATVDSEKFSSYFSHCPILRISGRSYPVEIFHVEDVIEATGYVLEKDSEYCQKFLEEEEEVTINITGKGGSSTKHQEYVPIQSGSGINLAPYYAKFSNRTQQAVLYMNPYKINLELILELLAYLDRSPQFKNIEGAVLIFLPGLAHIQQLYDLISTDRRFNLHDRHRLIALHSVLSTQDQAAAFTIPPLGIRKIVLATNIAETGITIPDVVFVIDTGRTKENRYHESSQMSSLEETFVSKASALQRQGRAGRVRDGFCFRMYTRDRFENFMEYSVPEILRVPLEELCLHIMKCSLGSPEDFLSRALDPPQQQVIGNAMNLLRKIGACQLNEPKLTPLGQHLAALPVNVKIGKMLIFGAIFGCLDPVATLAAVMTEKSPFTTPIGRKDEADLAKSSLAMAVSDHITIYNAYLGWKRAQQEGGYRAEMTYCRRNFLNRTSLLTLEDVKQELIRVVRAAGFTAPSTQCRWDGNGATQSLSLSEIALLKAVLTAGLYDNVGKILYTKSVDITEKLACTVETAQGKAQVHPSSVNRDLQTYGWLLYQEKVRYAKVYLRETTLISPFPILLFGGDIEVQHRERLLTVDGWIHFQAPVKIAVIFKQLRVLIESVLKKKLENPQMSLEDDKVLYIIKELIKTESGN; encoded by the exons ATGGGCGGCCGCAACAAGAAGCAGCGCGCGGGCAGCGCGGCTcacgcggccgccgccgccgccgcccgcgcccgcgccgcgcaggccggggcggccgcggaGCCGGGCagccgcgccgccccgccgcggccggcCCCCGCCTCCAAGGAGCCGCGTCCCAGACAAG GTCCAAAAACTTACAGTTTTGGTTCAACAACAGATTCCAATGCTGCTGCAAATCTAGATAAATCTGTTCTTAAG GTAACGATAAATGGTAATTTGGAGAAAAGGATTATTGATGTGATTAATAACCATAAAAACCAAAACGAGGACAAAGGAATGATTTCCAAACGACTAACTGCGAAGAAACTACAG GATGTATACATGGCTTTacaaaaattctcttttaagACTGAGCACATTGAAGAAGCAATGAAAAATACACTTTTGCATGGGGGTGACCTCCACTCTGCACTTGACTGGCTTTGTTTAAACCTTCCCAATG atGCCTTGCCTGAAGGTTTTAGCCAGCAATTtgaggaacagcagcagaaacCTAGAGCAAAATTTTGTTCTGCTGTGTCACAGTCTGGAATGCCATCTCATTTAGAAgataacaaaaagaaagaaaatggccCTCGAACTAAG GAAACAAATgtgaggaaagagaaagaattgACTATGAAGGAATGGATTTTGCAGTATGCTGAGCAACAGAGTGATGAAGAGAAGGATGAGTCTGTGAGAgagacagaggaagaaaaatttgACCCA AATGAGAGGTATATACATCTGTCTGCCAaacttccagaagaaaaagaacaagcaAGCATCTCCAAGCAAGACAAAGATAAGCAAAGCCAGAAGGCAgcacaagaaaaaataagaagaattCAGCAAG AAATGGCAGCACTTGAGGAACATCCACTATTTAATCCAGCTATAAAGATTTCAAATcaacagcaaaatgaaaagaaaaaaacttcctCACCTAAACCTCAAGAAACCACTTTGAATTTGAGTTTGCTTGAAAAACCTGATGGTGCAGCAAAGGAAGATAAAG TGAAAAAGAGAGAACCACTAGATGTAAGAAATTTTGATTATAGTGCTCGAAGCTGGACTGGTAAATCTCCAAAACAGTTTTTGATTGACTGGTGCAGAAAGAATTTTCCGAAGAGCCCAAATCCCACTTTTGAAAAAATTCCTGTTGGAAAATATTGGAAATGTAG GGTCAGGATTATCAAGTCATCAGATGATATAATGACAATGTGTCCTACAATTGTAACAGAAGATAGTATGCAAGCGCAACATCTAGCTGCTACTTTGGCACTCTACCATTTAACCAAAGGGCAA TCAGTTCATCAGTTGCTGCCTCCTACCTACCGAGATGTCTGGCTAGAATGGAGGGATATcgaaaagaagaaggaagaagaaagcaaGATAGAAACCAACAAACCACGTGATACCTTTATTGCTAAATTGCTAAACAAGCTgaaacagcaacagcagctACAGTCTGAAAACCAGCCAAGACTATCTGAGGGTCCTGAAGATTCCTGGGAAAACTTGGTTTCTGATGAGGACTTCAGCAGTCTCTCCCTTGAGACCTCAGATACAGATAATTTGGAACCTTCAAGGATTTTGTTTAAGAAGCTGCAGAGTTCCTCTAGATATCAGAGGCTTCTGAGGGAGCGACAGGAGTTACCTGTTTTTAAGCACAGATACTCGATTGTAGAAACTCTTAAAAAACATCGAGTAGTTGTTGTCGCTGGTGAAACAGGCAGTGGGAAGAGTACCCAGGTGCCCCATTTCTTGTTGGAAGATTTGTTGCTAGATGAAGGATCAAAAAAATGCAACATTGTTTGCACACAACCCCGAAGAATCTCAGCAGTGAGTCTGGCAACAAGGGTTTGTGAAGAGCTAGGCTGTGAATCAGGACCAGGAGGAAAA aattcccTGTGTGGATATCAAATTCGTATGGAATCAAGAACAGGAGAAGCCACCAGACTGCTGTACTGCACAACAGGTGTCCTGCTTCGAAAACTTCAAGAAGATGGTCTCCTGTCAAGTATATCTCATGTTATTGTTGATGAG GTACATGAAAGAAGTGTCCAGTCGGATTTCTTGCTAGTTATCCTGAGAGAAATCTTGCATAAGCGCTCAGACCTGCACCTGATTTTAATGAGTGCCACTGTAGACAGTGAGAAGTTTTCCAGCTATTTCTCACACTGTCCCATTTTAAGGATCTCGGGGAGGAGCTACCCAGTTGAG ATTTTCCATGTTGAAGATGTAATTGAAGCAACTGGCTATGTTCTGGAGAAGGACTCAGAATATTGTCAGAAGTtcttggaggaggaggaggaagtaACAATAAATATTACGGGTAAAGGAGGAAGCTCTACAAAGCACCAG GAGTATGTCCCAATCCAGTCTGGATCTGGTATCAATTTGGCTCCTTACTATGCGAAGTTTAGCAATCGTACGCAGCAGGCTGTCTTATATATGAACCCTTACAAGATCAACCTTGAACTTATTTTGGAGTTGCTTGCATACTTAG ATAGAAGTCCCCAGTTCAAGAATATTGAGGGTGCTGTGCTCATCTTTTTACCAGGCCTTGCTCATATCCAACAGCTGTATGATCTCATTTCAACTGACAGAAGATTTAACTTGCATGACAG GCATAGATTGATAGCTTTGCATTCTGTTCTTTCAACTCAAGATCAAGCAGCTGCCTTTACAATACCTCCTCTTGGTATTAGAAAG atCGTTTTGGCAACCAATATAGCAGAGACAGGTATCACAATACCAGATGTTGTCTTTGTAATTGATACTGggagaacaaaagaaaatag GTATCATGAAAGCAGTCAGATGAGTTCCCTGGAAGAGACCTTTGTCAGTAAAGCTAGTGCTTTGCAGCGGCAAGGAAGAGCTGGGCGTGTTAGGGATGGGTTCTGCTTCCGAATGTACACGAGAGACAG GTTTGAAAACTTCATGGAATATTCTGTTCCAGAAATACTGCGTGTGCCTTTGGAGGAGTTATGCCTTCATATTATG AAATGCAGTCTTGGCTCTCCTGAAGATTTTCTTTCCAGAGCATTAGATCCACCACAGCAGCAAGTAATTGGTAATGCAATGAATCTTTTGAGGAAGATTGGCGCTTGTCAGTTAAATGAGCCCAAGCTGACGCCATTGGGCCAGCACCTTGCAGCCCTTCCTGTTAATGTAAAAATTGGCAAAATGCTTATATTTGGTGCTATATTTGGCTGCTTGGATCCTGTg GCAACTTTGGCTGCTGTTATGACAGAAAAATCCCCATTTACTACACCTATTGGTCGAAAAGATGAGGCAGATCTTGCAAAATCATCTTTAGCTATGGCTGTTTCAGACCATATAACAATCTACAATGCTTATCTGGG GTGGAAAAGGGCCCAACAGGAAGGGGGGTATCGTGCTGAAATGACTTATTGCAGAAGGAATTTCCTTAATAGAACTTCACTGTTAACTCTGGAG GATGTGAAGCAAGAACTCATAAGGGTGGTCAGAGCAGCAGGGTTTACAGCACCTTCAACACAATGCAGATGGGATGGAAATGGAGCCACGCAATCTCTATCTCTCAGTGAAATAGCTCTTCTTAAAGCTGTGTTAACTGCAGGGCTGTATGACAACGTAGGAAAAATACTGTATACAAAGTCTGTGGATATTACAGAGAAGCTGGCTTGCACAGTAGAAACTGCTCAGGGTAAAGCTCAAGTTCATCCTTCTTCCGTAAATCGAGACTTGCAGACATACGGATGGCTGCTTTACCAGGAGAAG GTGAGGTACGCCAAGGTGTATTTGAGAGAAACTACTTTAATATCCCCCTTTCCCATTTTGCTTTTTGGTGGGGATATAGAAGTCCAGCATCGCGAGCGTCTCCTGACAGTCGATGGTTGGATCCATTTTCAG GCTCCTGTTAAGATAGCAGTGATTTTCAAACAGCTGAGAGTTCTAATTGAGTCTGTTTTGAAGAAGAAGCTTGAAAATCCCCAGATGTCGCTTGAAG atgACAAGGTCTTATACATCATCAAAGAGCTGATAAAAACAGAAAGTGGTAACTGA
- the CCNO gene encoding cyclin-O: MVTAASVRCGGTPERRGPGGSPGGCPRRPARRRRLGTGTAAAGGNAQELQAFRDYGESWYRSRKGLESRFQPREPLARQPQVTAEARCKLVSWLIPVHRHFGLSLEALCLAVNILDRFLATTPVAADCFQLLGVTALLIACKQVEVHPPSVKELLSLCCDAFTRQQLRNLECIVLHRLNFDLAAPTVSFFLEHFSQVRLEARGANAGEAADARSLAAGVAELSLADYAFTKYAPSLLAASSLGLADRLLRHCSPLDLRISGYPEELLRDCMDQLQLLVSLNGRSLSLLLPSEVAQKCPWLGDDR; encoded by the exons ATGGTGACGGCGGCGAGCGTGCGATGCGGCGGCACTCCGGAGCGTCGGGGGCCCGGCGGCTCCCCTGGGGGCTGCCCGCGGCGCCCGGCACGGCGGCGGCGCCTGGGGACGGggacggcggcggcgggagggaacgctcaggagctgcaggctTTCCGCGACTACGGAGAGAGCTGGTACCGCTCCCGCAAGGGGCTGGAGAGCCGCTTCCAGCCGCGGGAGCCGCTCGCCCGGCAGCCGCAG GTGACGGCAGAGGCGCGCTGCAAGCTCGTCAGCTGGCTCATCCCCGTGCACCGGCATTTCGGACTCTCCTTGGAGGCACTCTGCCTGGCCGTCAACATCCTCGACCGCTTTCTCGCCACTACCCCAGTGGCCGCCGACTGCTTCCAGCTCCTGGGGGTAACAGCACTGCTCATCGCCTGCAAACAG GTGGAGGTGCACCCTCCTAGCGTGAAAGAgctcctctccctctgctgcGACGCCTTCACTCGCCAGCAGCTCCGCAATCTGGAGTGCATCGTCTTGCATCGCCTGAACTTCGACTTGGCGGCGCCCACCGTCAGCTTCTTCCTGGAGCACTTTAGCCAGGTGCGGCTGGAGGCTCGTGGGGCCAACGCGGGGGAGGCGGCAGACGCCCGGAGCCTGGCGGCGGGCGTCGCggagctcagcctggctgacTATGCCTTCACCAAATACGCGCCCTCTCTGCTGGCCGCCAGCAGCCTGGGGCTTGCGGACCGGCTCCTGCGGCACTGCAGCCCCCTGGACCTGCGAATCAGTGGCTACCCGGAAGAGCTCCTGCGGGACTGCATGGACCAGCTTCAGCTCCTGGTGTCTCTGAACGGGCGGTCCCTGTCTCTCCTGCTGCCATCGGAGGTGGCCCAGAAGTGCCCCTGGCTTGGGGATGACCGCTGA
- the MCIDAS gene encoding multicilin — translation MAVVPAPLLAGRRRAARGAEGARRHRSWSRGRGRGASMEQGGRRRAFGSICPNTVQGPPARLAKKPARPGGGTVWTPPAALSPRAPPPRPRRSGASPAAAAPALVLSTINWQDLTASAPMLPTTPAGLVTLQQGPCFQDGPEFDFQEFRDTVDVSTLMPPPLDCTDYDFSLGEEVTFGPCTPQLQSSTLVQIPPQNLSSPELCWRDLADQHQKALGDALEANSQLQETLTQKQEELVTLRESNVQLKELASQARQLAAVLDTLMLPQSAEETVPLPHFHPLPPPPAAAAAAAAPAGTSLEDAEGVDAMLRAVSEKCRAALRSLGGSAGDRSGGSPGGSPTAKRPRPDPRLHGAFRGLRTGRASPRPAGRELEGGGSLRAALGEAGAIRTLAFPQGNAFTLRTAAGGHRFRWGYSRFPPALPGKRRALQRPPCPSEGPAPQASHTVPPWLLARQLATSSLLMKVEIKRRPARFYPDVFSQLSRQV, via the exons ATGGCCGTGGTCCCCGCGCCCCTGCTCGCGGGGCGGCGCCGAGCGGCACGGGGGGCGGAGGGCGCCCGCCGGCACCGGAGCTGGAGCCgaggccggggccgcggcgccaGCATGGAGCAGGGCGGCCGCCGCCGAGCCTTCGGCAGCATCTGCCCTAACACAGTCCAGGGCCCGCCCGCCCGCCTAGCCAAGaagccggcccggcccggcgggggcACGGTGTGGACGCCCCCGGCCGCCCTGAGCCCTCGAGCTCCCCCGCCCCGTCCGCGCCGCAGCGGCGCCTCtccggccgccgccgcgcccgccctgG TGCTCAGCACCATCAACTGGCAGGATTTGACAGCCTCTGCCCCCATGCTTCCCACCACCCCAGCTGGCCTTGTGACCCTGCAGCAG GGTCCCTGCTTCCAGGATGGGCCAGAGTTTGATTTCCAGGAATTCAGGGATACTGTCG ATGTATCCACCTTAATGCCACCACCACTGGACTGTACTGACTATGATTTCTCACTTGGTGAGGAGGTGACTTTTGGGCCCTGCACTCcgcagctgcagagcagcacactGGTGCAGATTCCCCCACAGAACCTGTCTtcccctgagctgtgctggagggacCTGGCTGACCAACACCAGAAAGCACTGGGAGATGCCCTGGAAGCAAACAGCCAG ctgcaggagaCCCTCACGCAGAAGCAAGAAGAGCTGGTGACACTGAGGGAGAGCAACgtgcagctgaaggagctggcaAGCCAGGCCAGGCAGCTGGCTGCTGTCCTTGAT ACGCTGATGCTCCCGCAAAGCGCCGAAGAGACAGTCCCTCTTCCTCATTTTCATCCTTTgcctcctcctcccgccgctgctgccgccgccgcagccccggccgggACCAGCCTGGAGGACGCGGAGGGCGTGGACGCCATGCTGCGGGCTGTGTCGGAGAAGTGCCGCGCCGCCCTGCGAAGCCTGGGGGGCAGCGCGGGGGACAGGTCggggggcagccctgggggcagcCCCACCGCCAAGCGGCCGCGGCCGGACCCGCGCCTGCACGGCGCCTTCCGCGGGCTGCGCACCGGCCGCGCCTCCCCGCGCCCGGCCGGCCGGGAGCTGGAGGGGGGCGGCagcctgcgggcggcgctgggGGAGGCGGGCGCCATCCGCACCCTGGCCTTTCCGCAGGGAAACGCCTTCACTCTGCGCACCGCCGCCGGCGGGCACCGCTTCCGATGG GGATATTCTCGCTTTCCCCCCGCGCTGCCGGGGAAGCGACGAGCGCTGCAGAGGCCACCGTGCCCCAGCGAGGGTCCTGCGCCGCAGGCTTCGCACACCGTGCCGCCGTGGCTCCTGGCCCGGCAGCTTGCCACCAGTAGCTTGCTAATGAAAGTAGAAATTAAACGAAGACCTGCCCGGTTTTATCCAGACGTTTTTAGTCAGCTGAGCAGACAAGTGTAG